From Syntrophales bacterium, one genomic window encodes:
- a CDS encoding inorganic phosphate transporter — translation MDWSLLLLIALALGFDFLNGFHDSANSIATIVSTRVLTPRQAVMWAAFFNFVAFLFFGLHVAGTIGKGIVDIAIMDSHIIFATLIGACAWDLITWRVGLPTSSSHALMGGMIGAALVKSGTSALLWKGILTTVAFIFISPFLGLILGLVFGSAVHWIFRRKAPSQVDHIFRKGQLLSAALYSLGHGGNDAQKTMGIIAGLLFSAGMLGDKFYIPLWVVLSCHGAIALGTMSGGWRIVKTMGQKVAKLKPVDGFCAESGAAVSLFLASSLGIPVSTTHTITGSIMGVGSLRRLTAVRWGVAGQILWAWLLTIPCAALISAATYAISSRF, via the coding sequence ATGGATTGGAGTCTTCTGCTTCTGATCGCCCTGGCGCTGGGATTTGATTTTCTAAACGGATTTCATGATTCCGCAAACTCAATCGCCACGATTGTTTCGACGCGAGTTCTGACACCGCGGCAGGCTGTTATGTGGGCCGCCTTTTTTAATTTCGTCGCCTTCCTTTTCTTCGGTTTGCATGTCGCCGGGACGATCGGCAAGGGAATTGTCGATATCGCCATTATGGATTCCCATATTATCTTCGCCACCCTCATCGGCGCCTGCGCCTGGGATCTCATTACCTGGCGCGTGGGGCTGCCGACGAGTTCTTCCCACGCCCTCATGGGGGGTATGATCGGCGCGGCGCTGGTAAAATCGGGCACAAGCGCTCTTTTGTGGAAGGGGATTCTTACAACCGTTGCCTTTATCTTTATCTCTCCCTTTCTTGGCCTTATTCTGGGCCTTGTTTTTGGCAGCGCCGTCCACTGGATTTTCCGGAGGAAGGCGCCTTCCCAGGTTGATCATATCTTCCGGAAAGGACAGCTTCTTTCGGCGGCGTTGTACAGTTTAGGGCACGGCGGCAACGACGCCCAGAAAACCATGGGAATTATCGCCGGTCTGCTCTTCAGCGCCGGGATGCTGGGAGACAAGTTTTATATCCCCCTCTGGGTCGTCCTTTCCTGTCACGGGGCCATAGCCCTCGGCACTATGTCCGGCGGCTGGCGGATAGTCAAGACCATGGGGCAGAAGGTCGCCAAGCTGAAGCCAGTTGACGGTTTTTGCGCCGAATCCGGCGCGGCGGTCAGTCTTTTTCTCGCTTCGAGCCTCGGCATTCCGGTGAGCACCACGCATACGATCACCGGCTCGATTATGGGGGTGGGCTCCCTGCGCCGCTTAACCGCCGTGCGCTGGGGAGTGGCGGGCCAAATCCTCTGGGCGTGGCTTTTAACGATCCCCTGCGCCGCCCTGATCTCGGCTGCGACATACGCCATCAGCTCCCGTTTCTGA
- the ade gene encoding adenine deaminase, with protein MRKRERLKNLIGVARGLKEPELVLKGGRVVNVFSGEIITADVALYDGIIAGVGSYEGARVIDATGCYIAPGFIDAHMHLESTMLSPQELAKAVIKHGTTAIMADPHEIANVMGIEGIRFLMDAARRLPVDIYFMLPSCVPATGLETSGAVLSVAALQTLRRHKRVLGLAEMMNYPGVINGDNEALEKLIAFSGAVCDGHAPLLSGRDLNAYIAAGIHSDHECSDLAEAREKLRLGMHIMIRQGTLAKNLKTLLPLVNKDNICHFSLATDDLHPHDLLAQGHLDHLVNLAVEEGLDPVSAIRMVTCNTARYFGRRDVGAVAPGYKADLLILSSLAPLCIRSVIKEGRIVFAQGGLPVETTATAAKAQPGKMGRINIRPFAPGALAVPEAEGKIRVIGLVPEQILTKQLTVAPKIAGRTVVSDVDRDILKLAVFERHQRTGNIGIGFVSGFGLKRGALASSVAHDSHNIIVVGCDDEEMFAAVKAIEKMNGGMTAVCQGQVLASLALPIAGLMANAPLAEVAASWQELRRAAHELGSGLPEPFMALSFLALPVIPELRLTDRGLVDVNLFRHVAIFADA; from the coding sequence ATGAGAAAGCGCGAACGGTTGAAAAATCTGATTGGCGTGGCTCGTGGACTTAAAGAACCGGAACTCGTTCTGAAAGGGGGGCGGGTTGTCAATGTATTTTCCGGCGAGATCATAACTGCCGATGTCGCGTTGTATGACGGCATCATCGCCGGTGTTGGCAGCTACGAAGGCGCCCGGGTGATTGACGCAACCGGCTGTTATATCGCGCCGGGATTTATCGACGCCCACATGCATCTGGAAAGCACGATGCTTTCCCCGCAGGAGCTGGCGAAGGCCGTTATAAAACATGGGACGACGGCGATTATGGCCGATCCCCATGAAATAGCCAATGTTATGGGAATTGAGGGGATACGGTTCCTGATGGATGCCGCGCGGCGTCTTCCCGTCGATATCTATTTCATGCTTCCCTCCTGCGTCCCGGCGACCGGCCTGGAGACGTCCGGGGCCGTTCTTTCTGTCGCCGCTCTGCAAACGTTGCGTCGGCATAAGCGGGTGCTTGGCCTGGCCGAGATGATGAATTATCCGGGGGTCATAAATGGGGACAATGAGGCGCTGGAAAAATTGATTGCCTTTAGCGGCGCCGTCTGCGACGGCCATGCCCCGCTTCTTTCCGGCCGGGACCTGAACGCCTACATAGCCGCCGGCATCCACTCCGATCACGAGTGCAGCGATCTTGCCGAGGCGCGCGAGAAACTGCGGCTGGGGATGCACATCATGATCCGTCAGGGGACGCTGGCGAAGAATCTCAAGACCCTGCTGCCCCTCGTAAATAAAGATAACATTTGCCATTTTTCCCTTGCTACCGATGATCTGCATCCCCATGATCTGCTCGCGCAGGGTCACCTCGACCACCTTGTCAACCTGGCGGTGGAAGAGGGGCTGGATCCTGTTTCTGCGATTCGGATGGTTACCTGCAACACGGCCCGTTACTTCGGCAGGCGCGACGTCGGCGCCGTTGCCCCGGGATACAAAGCCGATCTGCTGATCCTTTCGTCGCTTGCGCCCCTTTGCATTCGCAGCGTCATCAAGGAAGGACGGATCGTATTTGCTCAGGGGGGATTGCCGGTCGAAACAACAGCGACGGCCGCTAAGGCTCAGCCGGGGAAGATGGGCCGGATAAATATCCGGCCGTTTGCACCGGGCGCCCTTGCCGTTCCGGAGGCAGAGGGCAAAATCAGGGTGATCGGTCTGGTTCCGGAGCAGATATTGACAAAACAGCTAACCGTCGCTCCGAAAATTGCAGGCAGGACAGTCGTTTCCGATGTCGACCGGGATATCCTCAAGCTGGCCGTCTTTGAAAGGCATCAGCGCACGGGCAATATCGGAATCGGCTTTGTCAGCGGCTTTGGCCTGAAAAGAGGGGCGCTTGCCTCATCGGTTGCCCATGATTCCCACAACATAATCGTTGTCGGCTGCGACGACGAAGAGATGTTCGCGGCCGTCAAGGCGATAGAAAAAATGAATGGCGGCATGACTGCCGTCTGCCAGGGGCAGGTTCTGGCCAGTCTGGCGCTGCCGATAGCCGGGCTTATGGCAAATGCTCCGCTTGCCGAGGTTGCCGCAAGCTGGCAGGAGCTGCGCCGCGCGGCCCACGAACTGGGGTCGGGGCTTCCCGAGCCGTTTATGGCCCTTTCCTTCCTTGCCCTGCCGGTTATCCCGGAACTCCGCTTGACCGACCGGGGACTTGTTGACGTGAATCTCTTTCGTCACGTTGCGATTTTTGCAGACGCCTGA
- a CDS encoding glycerate kinase: protein MIGREIMTAIVRETIAATLPANMVREKLKFEQGVLSIEGEIFVIPKERGVHLFGSGKAAVETARAVKELLGEKLAEGFVVSNYPALLDGVEVFESSHPVLTKKSVRAAEMLMEKMAALAAEDFFIYVLSGGSSALIEKPVSPISLADMQLLTKGLLAGGVPIEEINIVRKHLSLVKGGRLGRLTRARGVVLVVSDVIGDDLEAIGSGPLYFDRSTFADAQAILKKYRLWEGAPAAVRTVVERGLSRPLEDTPQSENPRIKHFIIDSNMKALRKAKENAARLGIPAHIMTSRLRGEAREAARAIVAIGEEIAATDQPFTPPVLLLFGGETTVTLQGDGKGGRNQEMALAVLNEIRENPRFVFFSLGTDGIDGHSDAAGAICDRASWEKAQSLNLNIEKYLSNNDSYHFFAQTGDLIMTGPTGTNVMDISALLISG from the coding sequence ATGATCGGCAGAGAAATAATGACGGCAATTGTAAGAGAGACTATTGCAGCAACACTGCCGGCCAACATGGTGCGCGAGAAATTGAAATTTGAACAGGGGGTTCTGAGCATCGAAGGGGAAATTTTTGTTATCCCAAAAGAGCGCGGGGTGCATCTGTTCGGCAGCGGGAAAGCCGCCGTGGAGACGGCGCGGGCGGTAAAAGAGTTGCTGGGAGAAAAGCTTGCGGAGGGTTTTGTTGTCTCGAACTATCCCGCCTTGCTCGACGGCGTTGAGGTGTTTGAGAGCTCACATCCGGTGCTGACCAAAAAGAGCGTACGCGCGGCGGAAATGCTGATGGAAAAAATGGCGGCGCTTGCAGCGGAAGATTTTTTTATCTATGTGTTATCCGGGGGCAGCTCCGCCCTTATCGAAAAACCGGTTTCCCCGATTTCGCTTGCGGATATGCAGTTGCTGACGAAGGGACTCTTGGCGGGCGGCGTTCCGATCGAAGAGATCAACATCGTTCGCAAGCACCTCTCGCTTGTCAAGGGTGGACGGCTGGGCCGCTTGACAAGGGCGCGCGGAGTTGTCCTGGTGGTTTCGGATGTGATCGGCGACGATCTCGAGGCGATCGGATCGGGGCCTTTGTATTTTGATCGTTCCACCTTTGCCGACGCGCAGGCGATCCTGAAAAAATACCGCCTCTGGGAAGGGGCGCCGGCTGCCGTCAGAACGGTTGTTGAGCGGGGGTTGTCCAGACCGTTGGAGGATACGCCGCAAAGCGAAAACCCGCGGATAAAGCACTTCATCATCGACAGCAACATGAAAGCCCTCCGGAAGGCGAAGGAGAATGCCGCGAGACTGGGCATTCCCGCCCATATCATGACTTCCCGTCTGCGCGGAGAGGCGAGGGAGGCAGCCCGGGCGATAGTTGCCATCGGCGAGGAGATTGCGGCAACGGACCAGCCCTTTACCCCGCCAGTGCTGCTGCTTTTCGGTGGGGAGACGACGGTGACTCTCCAAGGCGACGGGAAGGGAGGGCGCAATCAGGAGATGGCGCTTGCCGTGCTGAATGAGATTAGGGAAAATCCCCGTTTTGTGTTTTTCAGCCTCGGCACGGACGGGATCGACGGACATTCTGATGCCGCCGGGGCGATCTGCGACCGCGCAAGCTGGGAAAAGGCGCAAAGCCTCAATCTCAACATCGAAAAGTATCTGTCAAACAACGACTCCTACCATTTCTTCGCACAGACGGGGGACCTGATCATGACCGGTCCCACCGGCACAAACGTGATGGATATTTCGGCGCTGCTGATAAGCGGATGA
- a CDS encoding DUF47 family protein: MKFSLLPKEYLFFGLFDQMAAHAIDAARCFSNFATAGTFDHQAIEKMHCIEENCDEVTHEIIDRLNRTFVTPFDREDIYSLAHEFDSVIDLIQAMTNRMLLYKLNDVKSEDLMRFAELIERSVDNLANAVRGLRDLKQSTKISTCCIEVNRLENLGDQLRDEVLSKLFENASDPMHVIKWKDIYMEAETVLDKCEDVANIAASILIKQG; encoded by the coding sequence ATGAAATTCAGCCTGCTTCCCAAAGAATACCTGTTTTTCGGTCTGTTCGATCAGATGGCCGCCCATGCCATAGATGCTGCCCGTTGTTTCAGTAATTTTGCTACGGCCGGAACCTTTGACCATCAGGCAATCGAGAAGATGCACTGCATCGAAGAGAACTGCGATGAGGTAACGCATGAAATCATCGACCGCCTGAACCGGACTTTTGTCACCCCTTTTGACCGTGAAGACATCTACTCGCTGGCCCATGAATTTGACAGCGTGATTGATCTGATCCAGGCTATGACCAACCGTATGCTTCTCTACAAGCTCAACGACGTAAAAAGTGAAGATCTGATGAGATTTGCCGAGCTGATCGAGAGGTCGGTTGACAACCTTGCCAACGCGGTGCGAGGCCTGCGGGATTTGAAGCAGTCAACCAAGATTTCAACCTGCTGCATCGAGGTAAACCGGCTGGAGAATCTCGGCGACCAGTTACGGGATGAGGTTCTCAGCAAACTTTTCGAGAATGCCAGCGATCCCATGCATGTCATCAAATGGAAAGACATTTACATGGAAGCGGAAACTGTGCTGGACAAGTGCGAGGATGTGGCAAATATTGCCGCCTCCATTCTGATTAAACAGGGGTGA
- a CDS encoding glycine/betaine/sarcosine/D-proline family reductase selenoprotein B: MDDLRPYRSFVSYIDRSREYYAAQGYTRPYAWAHHEEVPFAPLQKPLSECRVGLVTTAGRTSAEGLIGAGGLMRGSYAEPVNPPPKNLFTNDLFWDKNATHTEDVDSFLPINRLAEQAEEGRIGSASPRFYGVPTDYSQNRTAQDVAPRILEWCREDGLDAVILMAL, translated from the coding sequence ATGGATGATCTTAGGCCGTACCGTTCTTTCGTCAGTTACATAGATCGCAGCCGGGAGTACTACGCCGCCCAGGGCTACACCAGGCCGTACGCCTGGGCCCATCACGAAGAAGTCCCTTTTGCCCCGCTGCAAAAACCGCTCTCCGAATGCCGTGTGGGATTGGTGACAACAGCAGGCAGAACGTCGGCGGAGGGGCTGATCGGGGCCGGAGGGCTAATGCGTGGCTCCTACGCGGAGCCGGTGAACCCGCCGCCGAAAAATCTATTCACCAACGATCTGTTTTGGGACAAGAATGCGACCCATACTGAGGATGTTGACAGCTTTCTGCCAATAAACCGCCTTGCTGAGCAGGCCGAAGAAGGCAGAATCGGGTCGGCTTCGCCCCGCTTCTACGGAGTCCCCACCGATTACAGCCAGAATCGAACAGCGCAGGATGTCGCCCCCCGGATACTCGAGTGGTGCCGGGAGGATGGCCTCGACGCCGTGATTCTAATGGCGCTTTGA
- a CDS encoding AAA family ATPase, whose translation MIESQTLPPMIAALLKRARQEHGAGKVELLETHISWVLLAGDYAYKIKKPVTLPFVDYSSLKARRAFCEAELMLNRRYAPDIYLGLEPIGGSAEAPILGEMPAIEWAVKMRRFDEKWRMDHVCARGELTPAIVFDLVQTVAAFHEAALKAPPGSRFGEADQVLAPALENFEELRPLLPAEEALLSNLERWTRIEFERCQTSFAARKRAGHIRECHGDLHLGNIVLLDGRAVPFDCIEFNEDLRWIDQASELAFTYEDLLDHGQPGLANWLISEWLAATGDFEALGVLPFYAVYRALVRAKVAALGGNVAEACEYLAMATRLSTRPHPTLSITYGLSGSGKTTLSSALLLDDKTANTVRIRSDVERKRLFGLALENAGGNIYTEEATNRTYRRLEKLAEDTLSAGWSVIVDAAFLRRIQREQFRNLAGRLNLSFKILACEAPPDELCRRLRARQNDASDATVAVLEQQLKFAEALTEEEI comes from the coding sequence ATGATTGAATCCCAAACCCTGCCGCCGATGATTGCCGCCCTGCTGAAAAGGGCGCGCCAGGAACACGGCGCCGGGAAGGTGGAGCTGCTGGAAACCCATATATCATGGGTGCTTCTGGCTGGCGACTATGCCTACAAAATCAAGAAGCCGGTAACACTCCCTTTTGTGGACTACAGCAGCCTCAAGGCGCGCCGCGCCTTCTGCGAGGCGGAACTGATGCTAAACCGCCGCTATGCGCCCGACATCTACCTGGGGCTGGAACCTATAGGTGGGTCGGCGGAAGCGCCGATTCTTGGAGAAATGCCGGCCATCGAGTGGGCCGTAAAGATGCGCCGCTTCGACGAGAAATGGCGCATGGACCACGTCTGCGCCCGGGGCGAGCTGACACCGGCCATAGTTTTCGACTTGGTGCAGACCGTGGCGGCCTTTCATGAAGCCGCACTAAAAGCGCCGCCGGGAAGCCGTTTTGGCGAGGCAGATCAGGTGCTGGCGCCGGCGCTGGAAAACTTCGAGGAACTGCGCCCTCTGCTCCCGGCAGAAGAAGCGTTGCTATCGAATCTGGAAAGATGGACAAGAATTGAATTCGAAAGATGCCAGACAAGCTTCGCCGCCCGCAAGAGAGCCGGGCACATCCGTGAGTGCCACGGCGACCTGCATTTGGGCAACATTGTCCTCCTTGACGGCAGAGCCGTCCCCTTCGACTGCATAGAATTCAACGAAGATTTGCGCTGGATCGATCAGGCAAGCGAGCTGGCCTTCACCTACGAGGATCTGCTCGACCACGGCCAGCCCGGTCTTGCCAACTGGCTTATCAGCGAATGGCTGGCGGCAACCGGCGACTTCGAAGCCTTGGGGGTGCTGCCCTTTTACGCAGTTTACCGCGCCCTGGTGCGGGCCAAAGTGGCGGCGCTCGGCGGCAATGTTGCCGAGGCGTGTGAATATCTGGCGATGGCGACTCGCCTTTCTACTCGCCCACATCCAACCTTGTCCATCACCTACGGCCTCTCCGGTTCCGGCAAAACCACCCTCTCATCCGCACTCCTGCTGGACGATAAGACAGCCAATACGGTGCGCATCCGTTCCGATGTCGAAAGAAAGCGCCTGTTCGGTCTGGCGCTCGAGAACGCCGGCGGCAACATCTACACAGAAGAAGCGACAAACAGAACCTACCGCCGTCTTGAAAAACTGGCCGAAGACACGCTGAGCGCCGGTTGGTCGGTAATCGTTGATGCGGCCTTCCTGCGGCGAATTCAAAGGGAACAATTTCGCAATTTGGCCGGTCGCCTGAACCTGTCTTTTAAAATCCTCGCCTGCGAGGCGCCCCCGGACGAGCTTTGCCGTCGCCTGCGTGCGCGCCAAAATGACGCCTCCGACGCAACGGTGGCCGTGCTGGAGCAACAGTTAAAATTTGCAGAGGCGCTGACGGAAGAAGAAATATAG
- a CDS encoding MFS transporter — protein MKILRQTGTGEWSEGKDGGNAAVYAIVLSQFCFAVGMNIVISFMPFYILDISKYSPTRTMVWIGLIMGLNSFVMAAVAPFWGSLTAKYSPKLLYERVFLISGVITLLMGFTQSLPLILALRIIQGVLGGASTIGLFMVSRLSLREKLAGNLSLFQNSITAGQLLAPPVGAYVVVHMGYAAPFILSAALIAVSLLLCHLYVSGIAPKQEEIESKTSYNKQVIFGWVLSFIATVNLTFLPSILPNVLAGFSLKGNDALKAAGFIMMGYTATAILGNYLISNLTPLAKIKKTIVAACLFSAFSQIIMYFAPGVFSFAAVRMLQTGAIAAVISLVMAEFAGGGGGAKIGFLNSARFAGNGAGPLLATFVLARANLLTLYIVISLSTVGSVLAFLFTERQVGRTTATKNS, from the coding sequence ATGAAAATTCTACGACAGACTGGCACAGGCGAATGGAGCGAGGGAAAAGACGGCGGGAATGCTGCCGTTTATGCCATTGTCCTGTCGCAGTTCTGTTTTGCCGTCGGCATGAACATCGTAATCTCCTTCATGCCCTTTTACATATTGGACATCAGCAAATACAGCCCCACCCGAACGATGGTCTGGATTGGGCTGATCATGGGGCTAAACTCCTTTGTTATGGCCGCCGTCGCCCCTTTCTGGGGAAGCCTGACCGCCAAATACAGTCCCAAGCTATTGTACGAAAGGGTTTTCTTAATAAGCGGCGTCATTACTCTGTTGATGGGCTTTACGCAAAGCCTGCCGTTGATTTTGGCGCTCCGGATCATCCAGGGCGTCTTGGGCGGCGCCTCCACTATCGGCCTTTTTATGGTATCACGGCTTTCCCTCCGGGAAAAACTGGCCGGCAACCTTAGCTTGTTTCAAAATTCGATCACCGCCGGCCAACTGCTCGCTCCTCCGGTGGGCGCCTACGTTGTCGTGCACATGGGCTACGCGGCTCCGTTTATCCTCTCTGCGGCTTTAATTGCTGTAAGCCTGCTGCTCTGCCATTTATACGTTTCCGGGATTGCCCCGAAACAAGAAGAAATTGAAAGTAAAACTTCATATAATAAGCAAGTCATCTTCGGATGGGTGTTGAGCTTCATCGCCACTGTCAACCTGACGTTTCTGCCATCCATTCTTCCCAACGTCCTGGCGGGATTTTCGCTGAAGGGCAATGACGCCCTCAAAGCTGCCGGGTTTATAATGATGGGATATACTGCAACCGCGATTTTGGGGAATTACCTGATCAGCAACCTGACGCCGCTGGCGAAGATCAAAAAAACAATCGTCGCGGCCTGCCTCTTCTCGGCTTTTTCACAAATAATCATGTACTTCGCCCCTGGGGTCTTCTCCTTTGCAGCGGTGCGGATGCTCCAGACAGGGGCGATCGCCGCCGTCATCTCGCTGGTTATGGCTGAATTTGCAGGGGGAGGAGGCGGGGCAAAAATCGGCTTCCTGAATTCCGCCCGTTTTGCCGGAAACGGCGCCGGTCCGCTGCTGGCCACCTTTGTGCTGGCCCGGGCAAACCTTTTGACCCTCTATATTGTCATCTCCCTGTCAACGGTTGGTTCGGTGCTGGCGTTCCTGTTCACGGAGCGGCAGGTCGGCCGCACAACGGCAACTAAAAATTCCTGA
- a CDS encoding 4-hydroxyphenylacetate 3-hydroxylase family protein — protein sequence MMNASQYEESLRKLKLNVYMFGKKVENPVDDPIIRPSMNAVAATYESALKPECEDIMTATSHLTGNRINRFTHIHQSVEDLVKKSKMGRLLGSLTACCFQRCVGMDTLNALSITTYALDARYGTAYNKRFLAYLEYVQENDLVCTGAMTDPKGDRALAPSQQPDLDMFLHVVEERKDGIVVSGAKTHQTGAVNSHEIIVMPTLTMREEDRDYAVSFALPSDTAGITYIMGRQSCDTRKLEGMTFDRGNMHYGGHEALVVFDRVFVPWERVFMYKEYEFTTQLVENFAAYHRQSYACKVGVGDVLIGATQTIAEYNGVEKASHVKDKIVEMNHLNETLFCGCIACAAEGHKEPSGTYLVDVLLANVHKQNVTRFPYEIARLSQDIAGGLMVTCPSAQDLHSPVVGKWVDKYLKTKQDVPTEHRLRILRLIENITLGTAAVGYLTESMHGAGSPQAQRIMISRLINLKQKQKKAKYLCGIEKEK from the coding sequence ATGATGAATGCAAGTCAATACGAGGAGAGTCTCAGAAAACTGAAGTTGAACGTTTACATGTTCGGCAAGAAGGTCGAAAACCCCGTTGATGATCCCATCATCCGGCCGTCTATGAACGCCGTCGCCGCCACCTACGAAAGCGCCCTCAAACCCGAATGCGAAGACATCATGACGGCCACTTCCCACCTCACCGGCAACCGGATCAACCGGTTCACCCACATCCACCAGAGCGTCGAAGACCTGGTGAAAAAAAGCAAGATGGGGCGTCTTTTGGGGTCGCTCACCGCCTGCTGTTTTCAGCGCTGCGTCGGCATGGATACCCTGAACGCCCTGTCGATCACCACCTACGCGCTCGACGCGAGGTATGGCACTGCCTACAACAAACGCTTCCTGGCGTATCTGGAGTACGTTCAGGAAAACGACCTGGTCTGCACCGGCGCAATGACCGACCCCAAGGGCGACCGCGCGCTCGCCCCCTCGCAGCAGCCCGATCTGGATATGTTCCTGCATGTCGTGGAAGAGAGGAAAGACGGCATCGTGGTGAGCGGCGCCAAGACCCACCAGACCGGCGCGGTAAACTCCCACGAGATCATCGTGATGCCCACCCTCACCATGCGGGAGGAAGACAGGGATTATGCCGTATCGTTTGCGCTTCCCAGCGACACCGCCGGTATCACTTATATCATGGGGCGGCAGTCCTGCGATACCCGCAAGCTCGAGGGGATGACCTTCGATCGGGGCAACATGCATTATGGAGGCCACGAGGCGCTGGTCGTCTTCGACAGGGTTTTTGTCCCCTGGGAGCGGGTGTTCATGTACAAGGAGTATGAATTCACCACCCAGCTCGTGGAAAATTTCGCCGCTTACCATCGCCAGAGCTACGCGTGCAAGGTAGGAGTCGGCGATGTGCTGATCGGGGCGACCCAGACCATTGCCGAGTACAACGGCGTGGAAAAGGCCTCCCATGTAAAGGACAAGATCGTCGAGATGAATCACTTGAACGAAACGCTTTTCTGCGGCTGCATTGCCTGCGCAGCGGAGGGGCACAAAGAGCCGTCTGGCACATATCTCGTCGATGTTCTGCTGGCCAACGTCCACAAGCAGAATGTCACGCGTTTCCCTTACGAAATAGCGAGACTTTCCCAGGACATCGCGGGCGGCCTGATGGTAACCTGTCCCTCCGCTCAGGATCTCCACTCGCCGGTGGTGGGCAAATGGGTGGACAAATATCTGAAAACAAAACAAGATGTTCCCACCGAGCACCGTCTGAGAATACTGCGGCTTATCGAAAACATCACCCTGGGAACGGCGGCTGTCGGGTACCTGACGGAATCCATGCACGGCGCCGGCTCCCCCCAGGCCCAGCGGATCATGATTTCCCGGCTGATCAATCTGAAGCAGAAGCAGAAGAAAGCGAAGTACCTGTGCGGGATCGAGAAAGAAAAATAA